The sequence below is a genomic window from Uranotaenia lowii strain MFRU-FL chromosome 2, ASM2978415v1, whole genome shotgun sequence.
AGAACTTTTTGATGCACATCTACCGAAGGTTCAACCGGATAGGCTCCGAGAAATTTTCCAGCCAGACCCACTATCTCATGGTTCAGGTAGTTCCCCAGGTAGTTCCCCAGTGTCTGCGCTTCCTCGGCACTGGTTCTCACTTTCAAACATTCGtgctaaagtttaaaaaaacaatgaagAGAAATCTATATTAAATAAAAGCATAATAAttaccttttgaaaaatttcgattgaAATTCTCTTTTCCTGTCCTACAAGCTTCTGCTGTCAGCGGATCCCATTGATGTTTTCTGCTGTCCTCACAGGACTCTCTTTTTGACCGGCTCCTTGTCATTCTTAGTCGAACCGGTTTGTTTCTGACTGATTTCTCCTGGATATATTCTTCTGGATTGTAGAGTTCGACTCGAATCACCTATTTCAGGACTTTTTCTGTACGGTTTCGGCCGTCCACTTTTTCCAGCACCTGTTCCTGACCGATGTCACTGCGACTTCGGACCGTCGCATATTTTTCAATGTCGTTGAACACCCAGGTTCTCCCAGCGGATGCACTTAAAATATAGCAGATAGTTATGAATAATTCAATTATTGCCTTCAACATTTGATTTATCTCACTGAATCAACGGAAGCAGCCAACGTCTAGCAGCAGCTCAAGTAAAATGGGATAACTTATCTTGCACTCCCTTTCTTGTTTTCGTATGCATATGGATCAGCTCCGGGGAAGAGATTTTTCTTcttccaaatcaaaaacatcTGAGCAATacatgaaaataataaagaaaatgaaGCAGTTCGAAGAAATTATACATCTACTTACCAGTTTCCGAAGCCTAAAGGAAGAGAAGCTACATATTCAgctaacaaaaatatattttgtttgacTTGTTATAAATTTACAGtctcttttaagaaaaaaaaatgctggattGTTCCTCCGTATCCAtccaaaagttaaaatattttttcttttttttcgcttcGACATCCCTTTGAATGGATTCCAACAACAGTAACATTTTATACAGAGATGAATAATCGAATTTTAGTTCACATCTGCATATCGGCTACCTAAAACTACTCAGATTTGAATCGGggttatacaaattttgaacaacaacGGATTAGATAAAATGAAAGTGTAATTGAAATAcattttatgcataactcaatttttccgtgTAGTCGCAGCTCATCCTAATCCACCAAAATTTCATAacagtcatttttcatctaacctgacagttcgttattttgaacattggacttcaatttaaaacaataaaaaaagagattttgttctagaaacctcgaaaaaaatatcaaccccGTGACTgtccatatgaaatatacccagATTACAGtctcatatgtgaaataccacgtatgtaggggagataagggcataatggccaccttagggaaaacgcttatttatccatagagaacagctataatatgtgaattacatcattgtatctggttcagacactcaaatagtctattgcctaattggatgaaacttgaaaaagtagatgaaaacgtttaaaaatgcattttaaaattttttacccAAAGACgaaaaccagtcactgcagaggcataatgagaacccccctggggcagtataagcagtCCCTTAagtaactattttcaaaaaaattcatccTAATTATGTAAGTACTTAAACTATCCGAACTTtgcttatttttgaattttattctacAGGTCGTACTTGAATATCTGTTAATTCAATTATTCGTATTTTTAGGAAACaatttctttcataaaaaagcgttttatcaacgtttttttaaaatcttattcaaTGAAGCTCTATTACAGTTTGCTtcggttttttaaattatcttaaaGTGGGATAACTAAACTAAAGTGAAGTTTAGTTGAAGTGAAAGATTACGAGCTTACACATTGAAATGTGGAATTTAATGTTCAGGAGAATGAATTGGAACATCAATTTGTTTTAgatacaaaatttagatttttttcaatagtcaATTGTTTCAAAGTCTCATATGAGGCACTTGAAGCCAAAGGGATATAAATGCATAAACGCATATTCCGAGAAAAcatgctttaaatttttatttttggccattttccatatatgtACATATTATTCGAAAATTAGTGTTTTTCTATTGGACGTAAGAGTACttgaataaaattctaaaaatttgaaaaactctccaaatatagttaaaaaagAATCGTTTGAGATTATTAACTTAATATCGACCATGTTtacacttttacccctttgaCTCTGAGGACCTCATACATTTTTGCTTCGTAAATTTCACTCGAGCTTGGAAGTTCTACCACACACAAAGAGGGTTTCAATAcaagttttgaatttattattctaaattaatttagaaaataattCCTCTCAAATCTTgaatgtttcgaaaattttttattaatgttttcgTGAATTTCTCAGGTcctcaggtaatttttttttgttttggtttttgtaACTAAAAGATACTAAGATTAAATACATCGGTTCCAGAATAGAAAATACTATCATGCTCATTatcagatatttaaaaaaaatcccttaatAACCTTAATGATAAGTTTTTCGCATggaaacgttactttaaaatctACTTAAaatatggataagttttgaacttaaacaaaaaataattaaaacctcAGGACTTGAAATATATCAAATAATGACTCAAATTAAGTCAGTCTAGGAGCTTATGAatccttattttaaaaaaaactgtttttgatttAACGGAACAGACAAGTTGGTTATTCAATCCTctgattgttatttttgaagtcTCTATTGATATAATTTTTGACGTGATGTTGTcacttattttgatttaatttgatttaaaagtaactattttgccctactttttGCCTCATGATCGCTTCTAGCCATACTGAATAACTCGATAACTCTGAAACTCTTAGCATTACAGAAGTATTATGATTCAGTTAGTGTTCTTGaagcacgttcaaccaatgtctgaagaaaatattttttaaattgctttaaTTATAGATTATAGAGTTATAGACATGCATCTTAATTAAAGTGCTTTCTATTATAAATCACTATTTttgactcaattgtccaaagtgtataaagatggaaattttcttgagttttatttttttttagcaaattacTAAACCaactaatttttatacaaattacacaAAGGAATTTTACGCGGTATCAAATACACCGTTTACATGTAcgactttatattttttctctcaaattgTGTGGTTTTTCGCGAAAACCGTAGAAAATAACGGTGCATATGgcaaaaaccgtgtaaatagaagtcatgcaaaaaaaaattggcaaaatcaatccgcgttgaaaaaaccttagtgtactttctatgaacaactttggctgatgaTATTCGTATAAGTTTTCCtatacaattaagctttttaagagtttcttaaatgtcccgcttttttcggctgtgtcccgcttttttttgtgaaacgtcccgcttttttctgaaagtatctggcaagcctaaccTATTGGTATGGTGACGGAGAGGTAATccgtagactcgagttcgattcctggtcaaggtgatttttttttcatttatcattcatgatcgatgcattttgcactaaacggtgaggcgtagattcatcaagcagagcaataacaaaataatctaggtctgtttgtagaattcaaagaattaacacatggtGTTTTGTTcgacggatgatgctactagccgtataatgtaacaatcaaaaaaatctataatgaatggtatgtgaaatcccctcgaacaggaatcgaactcgagtctactgattacctctccgacaccttaccgataggccaaatcgacagatgctAGAATAGaatatacggcagaaaatgctcattatgccttcattgatagtgctctgttcgcctctagtgaacaaattaaagtaaaaaagcgttttaaaattgattaatgtgaaaaataaaaaatttaatgatgttgaaaattgagaaacaatgtgtagatcatgttgcagggcgtacatttcagatcaagatgatgaTTAggtcataaaaacttatttggtggtgctcaaaaattataatgttttcGTCACTTGctaacctagctggttattattcaatatttctgttaagatgaaaaggatatttcttttttggtgaaaaattaatactagaggtaaaacaaaacaaatcctcatgaaaatttgtttaagaaaataagtacttttgtagaaaaaaggagtgcttattatgccctgggtgctcgttatgcccttatctcccctatacaCCTTactatgtttctttcggcgaaataatctttgatttatcgctttaagtcatttaaaaaagattcaattcaCTTAATGTCGAATTATGCACTCTAGTTTTTGAAGGCAGACTAAAATAAAGGAAGGAATTTCTTCCTGTAAGAAAAACTATCAGAAACCACTAAAAACCATGAAAAGATTCAACTTCAAGTGTGTAATTCAAGATATTTTCCCACAAGTGTGTTTCTATTTTCTAAAACTACATTTAGAAGTTCAGAAATGATCAAAtgtaagtcttagaaagtagcttggtgagcaaGTCCCAGATTTCACAAGAACCCACTCTCTTCGGTGGTAAATccttcagttattggtgacgttttgaaaatcagagagCCCCCTACTTTAAAAAGATCTTGTGATCATCATCTGATAATTTCATCtgcttgaaaataatcgacttcaAAAGAGGCTAGAGGCATTAAGATGGAAAAAATAGaaggaaattaaaataatcgcttggctttttttttttaaactagacagaatattcgaccgaatatttgtttaaccgaatagttgaaaatgtcaatatttggtattcggccgttggccaaataccactattcggtacatctctttGAGCCAGTTCAtagattgattttaaaaaattacacatgtttgctttattttttctaaaatctcttagtgaaattttagaaaaataagttGGGTTCACGACGACTTTATCACAACTTTAATGAAAGACGGAGTTCTAAGTATCTGAAATCGAAAATATTTCGGAAGCCCAAACTTACGTGTGATAAAAGTAGAATAATTtatcttatttataaaatttaaggaCGTGAAAAGTTCAAGATCTGTGAGCATGCACcctaatttctttaaaattatcttAGACTTAGATTCATTCCAAGATTTCTATTATAATTTTGAAGCTAGTttcaagattcagaattttgttaatattttgtgatttcatagagtaagttagattttttgtgtttgtttgatttttatttttttttgtgtttgtttttaaataatggtgaaaaattgataattttcagattttatttgataaaactccAACATTTGAAAGTCaaactaaaaatattaaataaataacaatttaacTCTAAGGGCCCACGTCAGTGGAGTTCACTCAAAGAtcttcaacaattttattgatagCGGGCCATATCCTTTCCCCAAAGCATTCCGCCGCAATCCGAGCCGCCAGAGTGCAGCGATCTAGAAAGCACCGTTGTAGATATTGAACACAGTTGGCAACATGCTTCCGGAACTCCCGCGATTTGCCGTCAACTCCCCGTTGCACCAACGTCCGGAAGACATCGACCCCGTTGACTTCACTGTACAGCTGCTCTCGTATCATCAGACATCTCACCAGACAACGGCCTTTCGGATGATTCAGCAAACCACTTCGCTTGACGAAGTCCAACTCGTGCGACGTGATCTGCAGCATGTTGACGCACTCCAACAGAACCCGCCGATGCTGAAGGTCCGTTTGAGGTATGAAGAACGACTCGTTTCTAGTGTTTGCTGTATTGAAGCAGCTAAACGCAGCATCAGCTCGGCTGCAGTGATCGCACTTCGGCACACTAGCTTTAACATTTTCCCAACAATTGTTCACGGTTCGTTGGAAGTGATCGGTATCATTGCCGACATGTTGAAACCGACCCGAATTCGATATGAGTGGCTCGCCCAATTCTTCGTTCCACATCCGGGTGATTCTTGTTCCACAGTACACCTGACAGGGTTCCGTTTCATACCATGAACCATGCGGCGAGTATCCGAGCAGTTTCCGGCACTCGGCCATTACCGTTGTGGCCGATTTGTAGCTCAAACAGTGATAGTCTCCGGCCATAGCTAGACCAACTAAAGACGAAATGATCGCCGTAAGAAATGTTATCCGTTCCATACTTGCGCCAAGAATGCACTCCCCAGATTACGAAAGGGCAGTATTTATCAACATCTATGTGTTTACTACCGACACGTTGGTTTACGCGAGGGACTCGACAAAcagataaatattttgaaacacgGCTCCTATACATctgttgaaaaacttcagaaaatcgacaaaaaatccTGACATGATGAGCTCATTATGCAATTACCTGAAGAAGGCAGTTTTTTCGACCCAAAAATAAGTGTTGACACAGATTAAAGGCTTACTTTTGTCTGTGCTTTTATCTaccaatcgttttttttttgttaaattttacacaatcaaaattataatttcttttCCTACATCAATAAATCAGTCCTCTGTGGGACTTGCCATGTTACAAACTACCCACACCTGATTGCGTTTTGCGGTATCTGAATATCATGTTACATgtgtgtgaatggattaaccCGATAGCGCGTCATTCGTCACAAGCGTGCAAAGAGTCAGTCGGTCAGCCAGTCGGCCAGCAAGCGTGCTAGCCGAGTAGCGAgacctccggacaggtctgcacatttggcgaccgttacAGGTAATTTCTGGTTACATAacataaaaacaagaaattataaaaacgtaAACAAACGTGGTCTTCGATTCACGCTgagtttattttcatcaaacttgattgaaaatcaatcagtTTGTTACTTACCGTGCTTAAATGAGTAATTCGAATACTCATTAAGTGAAATGTAGTTTTCGGCGGGTTGTGAAATAATACCGAAACTGGAATTGGTGAATTAAGTATTAAAGTTTCGTTGAGAAGACaacatgaaatcaaaattaaatttcaagcaagtcgtcaggacagcttgatcatgttcacaatttcaagcgggttgagaggacagcttgaaattggaaggcgagttgagaggacagcctgaacgtatcgatagaaatttcaagcgagttgagaggacagcttgaaattgaaaggcgagttgagaggacagcctaaacgtatcgatagcaatttcaagcgagttgagaggacagcttgaagttgaaaggcgagttgagaggacagcctaaacgtatcgatagaaatttcaagcgagttgagaggacagcttgaaattgacaggcgagttgagaggacagcctgagagTACCGAtataaatttcaagcgagttgagaggacagcttgaaattgacaggcgagttgagaggacagccttaacgtatcgatataaatttcaagcgagctgagaagacagcttgaaattgacaggcgagttgagaggacagcctaacatatcgatagaaattcgagcgagttgagaggacagcttgaaattgaatggcgagttgagaggacagcctgaatgcatcaatagaaatttcaagcaaattgagagaacagcttgaaattagaaGGTCGGTTAagatgacagcttgaaataagatTGAAATTTAAGGCAAGTCGAGAGGACtactttcaatttgaaaaaatcgtgttgactttttgaaattaatttgaaaatctagcGAGTCcggagaacagcttgaaaaatGATGCAACTATGAGCGTGTCGAGGGGACAACTTGAAAGGAGGAAGAAAGGGTATCAAGAGGACAGTTTGAAGATTgcttataataagaatgaacAATAAAGCGTGTCCAGGTGATAGCTCGTATAAATTAATGAATTGATTTCATGCGAGCTTACAGGAtagttttaaattgacaaaacacaATTCAAAAGAACAGTTTTCCCATTCAAGgaataaattttaactaaacAGTTTGTCATAAGAACTATGGAACGCTTCGAGAGAGCAGCTCGATAGGATTTGAACTGAGTAATAACTGCTCCTGGAAACGAAAAGTATGTTGAGAGGACGGTTTCGGTATCTCATTAAATTAATAATCAAGTTGATTGAGGAGACAGCTTGAGGTAATAGAAAACAATGAGAAAGTCTAGAAAACAGTCTGaacaaatagtttgaaatttcaagtgcGTTGAgttgacaattgaaaaaatgaaaaagtgtatGTCGAGTTTTAAGGGCAAATAGCAAACCTTGATAGCATCTTGAGGGAACagttaatagtttttttaacgCGCCGAGAGGTCATTTCGTAATTTTACCGATTTGAACCAAGCGGGTTGTAGgaaagtttgagaaaaaatacaAGATGAGTACTTACAATATACGAAAGCACAATACAAAATAAACCATCTTTTGTGCGTGAGCTTTGAGCTTATCCTCAGGAATTTGGATCGAAATACACAATTAGTTCGTTAGATATCACAATTAGCCAATTAGAAATTCATCTCACGGGTTTTCCCCCGGCAGTTTTTATCGAAAAGTTTTGTATATCGCgattaaataatattttgatgcagTTGATAACTGAAGCTTTAACGCTGGTAGTTTACAATTTTGCCAaccagaaatgttaaaaaaaaaacaatatcaatTCAACAAACACTTTGGCAGTCGACAGCCCTTGCTGTTGTCCGGTACCGATACTTGGAAGATGTTTGTTAGACGTCTGGTCAACATGATATATCGTCAATGAATGTCGCCGGCgctgatttaaacaaaaacccCGGTTTTAGGGTTCAGCGACAATAGCTAAAATTCACGTTAAACTTAGATCTAACATCTTCATACTAACTGCCcgcaattaaattttaaagtttcgtGATATGCagtcaggggcggtcctagagttggctcttggggggggtgattttccaaattttcaaaaatcagtcaataagaaGGATCGTGAATATTTGGCGAAAAAACGGttattttgagaaacaggctggtggagggggggggggtggtctACATTTGCAAATAAGACTTGTATTTTGTTGGTTTAAATAGATAAaggtttgtaatttaaaaaaaattaaattagagaaaaatagtaaaaacttttagcaaatttttgaaTACACTTATTTTGACATCCTTTTATAAACCAATCTGCGAATCTTAGATGTTCACTGcgaaaaagtgttgataaaaagattattttcgtaaattttcatCCTTGGAGATGATTTAGAGAGAacccttttgaaaattatttcatgaATTCTTTAAAGAAATTTCCGATATAAATGTCATTTCCCAAATGAAAAGTCAACACATATTTTCGtggaagaaaatgtaaaaaaaataatcttcaagttatctacaatatttttactgggCATCTTCATATCAGCGTAAG
It includes:
- the LOC129743068 gene encoding general odorant-binding protein 45-like produces the protein MERITFLTAIISSLVGLAMAGDYHCLSYKSATTVMAECRKLLGYSPHGSWYETEPCQVYCGTRITRMWNEELGEPLISNSGRFQHVGNDTDHFQRTVNNCWENVKASVPKCDHCSRADAAFSCFNTANTRNESFFIPQTDLQHRRVLLECVNMLQITSHELDFVKRSGLLNHPKGRCLVRCLMIREQLYSEVNGVDVFRTLVQRGVDGKSREFRKHVANCVQYLQRCFLDRCTLAARIAAECFGERIWPAINKIVEDL